In the genome of Fuerstiella sp., one region contains:
- a CDS encoding ABC transporter ATP-binding protein/permease — protein sequence MQQLHLIGRFIWPYRRRLGLSIVCAMMVSLLWSTNLSATLPAIKILFGDKSLHSSVDDRIVQLTGEINKYTKSLASLDEDQLAERARLQRKLNDAAHDKWFQQRLKDSVLPWIPQDRYRTMLAIMVALVLAITLKGCATYVQDLLVGSVVYSTANDIRAAAFGNALDLDYQSLNALGTATLTSRLTNDITELSHGLRLFCIHLVREPLKIVGCIAAAMILNWRLTIVSLLVMPLIGVLFYRSGRILRSAARDTLQTMTGIYQHLTETFDSTRVVVAYDGKSHHERQLGTANREYFDNSMRVVRISALIRPVTELLAILAFTAVLLPGAYMVLNNTDQILGVKLASTALDAPQLITLYVLLAGVLDPVRKLSAIFPQIKRSLAAADRIFEVAGQQTAIPDTPSPVQLPSHSKSISFEHVYFRYRGVGTEGTDDSHSLQNVNLEIPYGEVVAVVGSNGCGKSTLLSLLPRLVDPTEGRVCIDGLDIREISLRDLRRQIGIVTQDTILFDESIYDNVRYGNPDADPSVIEDAIRRAHAEDFISLLPEGMHTLAGARGQKLSGGQRQRLALARAFVRSPSILILDEATSAIDAESEVLIYNALKQYSENRTVFVVTHVISQSFLNMIDRVIVMNRGQIIANGTHEELFQSCPEYSRLARPDSTVREAA from the coding sequence ATGCAACAGCTTCATCTGATCGGAAGGTTCATATGGCCGTATCGCAGGCGGCTGGGATTGTCCATTGTCTGCGCAATGATGGTTTCGCTGCTTTGGTCGACCAATCTGTCTGCGACACTTCCGGCCATCAAGATATTGTTTGGTGACAAAAGCCTGCATTCATCAGTGGATGATAGAATTGTCCAGCTGACCGGGGAAATCAATAAATACACCAAATCACTGGCCAGTCTTGATGAAGATCAGCTGGCGGAACGTGCGCGACTACAGCGAAAACTTAATGACGCCGCACACGATAAATGGTTTCAGCAGCGGTTAAAGGATTCTGTACTGCCATGGATTCCACAGGATCGGTACAGGACCATGCTGGCTATTATGGTGGCCCTGGTGCTCGCAATCACACTCAAGGGCTGTGCCACCTATGTCCAGGATTTGCTGGTCGGCTCGGTGGTTTACTCCACTGCCAATGACATCCGGGCAGCGGCGTTCGGAAATGCACTGGATCTTGATTACCAGTCTCTTAACGCGCTCGGAACAGCCACTCTGACTTCCCGGCTGACTAACGACATCACCGAGCTCAGTCACGGGCTGCGATTATTCTGTATCCATCTCGTACGTGAACCCCTCAAAATTGTTGGATGCATAGCAGCAGCAATGATCCTCAACTGGCGACTGACAATCGTCTCTCTTCTTGTGATGCCGCTGATTGGTGTGCTTTTCTATCGCTCCGGCCGGATTCTCCGCAGTGCAGCGCGCGACACCTTGCAAACAATGACCGGCATCTATCAGCATCTTACCGAAACGTTTGACTCAACACGGGTGGTCGTGGCATACGACGGCAAGTCCCATCATGAACGTCAGCTGGGAACGGCAAATCGCGAATACTTTGACAACTCAATGCGTGTAGTGAGAATCAGCGCACTGATTCGTCCCGTGACAGAACTGCTGGCGATCCTGGCCTTCACGGCTGTACTCCTGCCCGGGGCGTACATGGTTCTCAACAACACGGACCAGATTCTTGGTGTCAAACTGGCGTCGACCGCACTTGATGCTCCACAACTGATTACACTTTACGTACTCCTTGCCGGAGTCCTCGACCCTGTTCGTAAACTGTCCGCCATATTCCCGCAGATTAAACGATCTCTGGCCGCCGCCGACCGAATTTTTGAGGTTGCCGGTCAGCAAACAGCCATTCCGGATACTCCGTCTCCTGTCCAGCTGCCGTCACATTCGAAAAGCATTTCCTTTGAGCATGTGTATTTCCGTTATCGCGGTGTCGGTACTGAAGGGACGGATGATTCGCATTCACTGCAAAACGTCAATCTGGAGATTCCGTATGGAGAAGTTGTTGCAGTGGTCGGCAGCAATGGATGTGGTAAATCCACCCTGTTGAGCCTGCTGCCAAGACTTGTCGATCCCACCGAAGGTCGGGTCTGTATCGATGGACTTGATATACGCGAAATCAGTCTGCGGGATCTAAGACGACAAATTGGCATTGTGACCCAGGATACAATCCTGTTCGATGAATCGATTTATGACAATGTTCGTTACGGTAACCCGGATGCGGACCCGTCTGTGATTGAGGATGCAATTCGCAGAGCGCACGCCGAGGATTTTATCTCTCTGCTTCCGGAGGGGATGCATACCCTCGCAGGAGCCAGGGGACAAAAACTTTCAGGTGGCCAGCGCCAGCGTCTGGCGCTGGCACGAGCGTTCGTGCGTTCCCCGTCGATTCTGATTCTTGACGAGGCTACATCAGCGATTGACGCTGAAAGTGAAGTTCTGATCTACAATGCCCTCAAACAGTACTCCGAGAACCGAACGGTGTTCGTCGTCACCCATGTGATCAGTCAGTCTTTTCTGAATATGATCGATCGGGTCATTGTGATGAATCGCGGGCAGATCATTGCAAACGGAACACACGAAGAACTCTTTCAGAGTTGCCCTGAGTATTCCCGACTGGCCCGGCCGGACTCCACCGTTCGCGAAGCGGCATAA
- a CDS encoding LegC family aminotransferase, producing the protein MPIQSNTAKDVVSATGPFIPLSEPYLHGKEWEYVRECLDTGWVSSAGPFVDRFESDIARYTDTSHAVATINGTSALHTALLAVGIEPEDEVLVSTLTFIASVNAIQYTGACPVLIDAEPTYWQMDPALVHNFLTRQCTVSSGSLRNRVTGRRVRAIMPVHILGHPAELNDLTAIARKFDLAIIEDAAESLGAEYYNRKIGGFGDVTCFSFNGNKTITAGAGGMIVTNQAAIADRARYLTTQARSDPVEYEHEETGYNYRMSNVAAAIGAAQLECIDSVIAKKRSIASTYRSALNIPGWQWHTESVQALSTCWLSTAFIDPGNPEFTAKDLRTHLHDHQIQSRRLWRPMHRNRPYADCQNVLTGAADRIAENALSFPSSASLTSSDQDRVCATVMSILERQAGVS; encoded by the coding sequence ATGCCTATTCAATCTAATACTGCGAAAGACGTGGTCTCCGCAACCGGCCCCTTTATTCCGCTCAGCGAACCATACCTTCACGGCAAAGAATGGGAATATGTCCGTGAATGTCTGGATACAGGCTGGGTCTCATCAGCGGGTCCGTTCGTCGACAGGTTTGAATCGGACATCGCCCGCTACACAGACACATCCCATGCTGTCGCAACCATCAATGGAACGTCCGCGCTGCATACAGCGCTACTTGCTGTGGGAATCGAACCCGAGGACGAGGTCCTGGTATCAACGCTGACATTTATTGCGTCCGTCAATGCCATTCAATACACAGGAGCCTGTCCGGTTCTGATCGATGCAGAACCCACTTACTGGCAAATGGACCCGGCACTGGTCCACAATTTTCTGACCAGACAATGTACAGTGTCCAGTGGCTCACTGCGAAACCGGGTGACCGGACGTCGAGTTCGGGCCATCATGCCGGTGCATATTCTGGGGCATCCCGCAGAATTAAACGATTTAACAGCAATCGCCCGAAAATTCGACCTGGCCATCATTGAAGATGCCGCTGAATCACTGGGTGCGGAGTATTACAACCGAAAAATTGGTGGCTTCGGTGACGTCACATGCTTCAGCTTCAACGGGAACAAAACAATCACAGCCGGTGCCGGGGGGATGATTGTGACAAACCAGGCAGCGATTGCGGATCGAGCGAGGTACCTGACCACGCAGGCTCGCTCGGATCCCGTTGAGTATGAACACGAAGAAACGGGCTATAATTACCGCATGTCCAACGTGGCGGCGGCAATCGGTGCCGCCCAGCTGGAATGTATCGATTCGGTTATTGCGAAGAAGCGGTCAATTGCTTCGACCTATCGGTCCGCACTGAACATCCCCGGCTGGCAATGGCACACTGAGTCCGTCCAGGCACTTTCAACCTGCTGGCTGTCAACCGCTTTCATTGATCCGGGTAACCCGGAATTCACGGCGAAAGATCTCCGAACACATTTGCACGATCACCAAATCCAGTCCAGACGACTGTGGCGACCGATGCACCGTAACCGCCCATACGCAGACTGCCAAAACGTACTGACGGGTGCTGCCGACAGGATTGCTGAGAATGCACTCAGCTTCCCGTCATCAGCATCCCTGACGAGCAGTGACCAGGATCGTGTGTGCGCGACCGTCATGTCAATTCTGGAACGTCAGGCGGGCGTCAGTTAA